Proteins encoded together in one Thermomonospora curvata DSM 43183 window:
- a CDS encoding PaaI family thioesterase has protein sequence MSVESELELWNTLSGAELIKAIGEGRFPQLTPINDHIGQRVVDAEHGRVELAWSPEEKLCNPGGTVHGGYIAMILDNAVCLAASSTCEYFLPMLTLSLSVDYVRPVQAGRTYRVEGRCVHPGRTRMLSTAAVTDADGKLLAQATASVVPNQAFVR, from the coding sequence ATGAGCGTGGAGTCGGAGCTGGAGCTGTGGAACACCCTGTCGGGGGCCGAGCTGATCAAAGCGATAGGCGAGGGCAGGTTCCCGCAGCTCACTCCGATCAACGACCACATCGGGCAGCGGGTCGTCGACGCCGAGCACGGCCGGGTGGAGCTGGCCTGGAGCCCGGAGGAGAAGCTGTGCAACCCCGGCGGCACCGTGCACGGCGGCTACATCGCGATGATCCTCGACAACGCCGTCTGCCTGGCCGCCTCCAGCACCTGCGAGTACTTCCTGCCGATGCTCACGCTCAGCCTGAGCGTGGACTACGTGCGTCCGGTCCAGGCCGGGCGGACCTACCGCGTCGAGGGCCGGTGCGTGCACCCGGGCCGCACCCGGATGCTGTCCACCGCCGCCGTCACCGACGCCGACGGCAAGCTGCTGGCCCAGGCCACCGCGAGCGTCGTCCCCAACCAGGCGTTCGTCCGCTGA